In Procambarus clarkii isolate CNS0578487 chromosome 30, FALCON_Pclarkii_2.0, whole genome shotgun sequence, the DNA window ACCTTGTcacaccttgacaaagcactcacatGAGTGCGAAAAACTTGATGTAAATCTTTACatcaaattcacaaaaacataagTGTgagttttatcctatgttattaagtatgtgagaagacattacctatACTTAATGTATTTATTTTTGTATAAACACTTAGAATGTTAGCTACCCTTTGTTGTTAAAGTAAAGTTGAAGATTTATTTATGATGATTGAAACATCTGAATGTTTATTCAAATGTGTTTGTGTTAATGGTTCCCACTCAGTGCCTGGGAATGTCATACGAATATCATATTCTTTTTATAACTGACTCTGTATTTTCTCGTGGAATTTTCTTATTTACATTAGTTTCAATTTgtcatttgatttttttttttttagtttagttcattcattGTGTACCCCACGCCCCTCCTGCGGGTAGCAGTGgaatgttacagaggcacataatgggtccaATAAATGTGACCCATACCCTACTTACAGGTGGTAGTAGAACAGGTTACAGGGGCACATATAATGGGTTCAGTAATTGAACACCCCCctgcccccaaaaaaaaaatttagCTAAGTTATAGCCTTGATAAACCAATTACATAGGTTGTAAGCATATTTATCACACGtgttgatatataatatatatatatatatatatatatatatatatatatatatatatatatatatatatatatatatatatatatatatatatatatgtcgtacctagtagccagaacgcaattgtcagtctactatgcaaggcccgatttgcctaataaaccaagttttcatgaattaattgtttttcgactacctaacctaacctaacttttttggctacctaacctaacctaacctttaaagatagattaggttaggttaggtagggttggttaggttcggtcatatatctacgttaattttaactacaataaaaaatgattgacctcatacatgatgaaatgggtagctttatcatttcataagaaaaaaaaatagagaaaatatattaattcaggaaaacttggcttattaggcaaatcgggccttgcatagtaggctgagttcgacgttctggctactaggtacaacatatcaacatatatatatatatttatatatatatatatatatatatatatatatatatatatatatatatatatatatatatctcagtaCTACATACAAATTTTCCTCCAAACTGTTGTGTCTCCACAGAACAAAGTTCGGGAGTTGGTGGATACGGAAGCACAGAAGCAAGCACTCGGTGCTAAACCAGACGTCAAGCCTAAGGAGCTAGAGAAGGTAAGCGCAGCCGCCATAAAAGTATTTGGTTTGCAGAGAGCGAAAGTTGTGTGAAGAACAAGGGGTCAAAATGTAATTAAATAAAGGCGAGGATACGCTGGCCAAAACAGTAGATTATTAAAGAGGGAAATATGTAAAAGATTTAACTGGTGAAAAATGAGGTGTCGTTAGGTACTGATGGTCAGTGAGAATTCAATGAGGATCAATAGGTGAGGTTGTAAGAGCAGCTAGTGAGGTTGTGAGAGCACCTGGAGAGGTTGGTGAAAAACTTAAATTGTAGCCAACCTTACGAGCTTTATGGTGAGGATGCAACCTCAATTGTAGCCAACCTCATTTGTAGCCTATAACCTCAATTGTGGCCTATAACCTCAATTGTAGCCAACCTCACTGAAAAGCAACCTCACCAGCTTGATGGCAGGCATCCTGCCATCAAGCCAGTAAGGTTGTGAGGGCAGCCAGTAAGGTTGTGAGAATACCTGGTGAGGTTATGAATGTAGCTGGTGAGGTTGTGAAAGCTTatgaagcaacccgtcctcctaatagagcgtcgcattttgacgtatgctcTACCTAAGAGCAAAAACTTTCGTATTAGAAaacggtagcggctcgcgaaattgacatactgtctcgttttctgttttgagtcctctggtaggttaggataaggacactttagtacgccagtttcttgacgttgggaaaccttaggagaacgggcTGAATAAAGAAGTGAGTCAGGATATGAAGGTAAGATTGAAGATGGAAGTACAAATACAATACAAATACATCTGCCTATAACTCTTAACAATAACGGGCAGTTATCAGAGTCGCAGGTGTAAACAGGTATGGAGAGTAAACATTGTCGTGTGGCAGGTAACGCTGGCGGAGGAGAGGGCGGGGGAAGCTGTCAAAGAAGCCGAGGTCCAGCACAAGGATGCGGTCACCTTCCACAACTCTTCGCTTGACGAGTGGTGCACCTATGCCCACAATGCATTCGACACTTTTCAGGTGATAAAGGCATTGCTGCTATGCCGAGCATGGTCTTTTTTGTATAAAAGATTTTTATTTGCATGATATTAATCTGATTATTACACAATTTATCGACCAGTGTGTAGGGCTCGGTGCTCCGGGCTTACAGGGAGCATTTATAACAATACATATATGTTCTCTTTCACCTTAGACATTTTCATGGTAAAGGATTTCAAATGTATCTTATACTTCTGTCTATTGGTATATATAACAGTTGCATATATTACCGTATCAAGGTGACAGCAACATTGTACTTCGTGAATTCGCCGCCCTTCCTTGATCATCCTGTAGGAGTTTGCCCGTCTACAAGCGAGaacgttttcttcaagaagtgccgaactaaccgggctgtggtagatatgtgggcctgcgggccgctcccagcaacatcctgttggatcaagctatcaaaagtcaagcctggttttgggccgagcttggggagtagaagaactcaaagtaccccatcaagcaggtatatataTCGAATCTAAGACCAGAGGGCTGGTAAGCAGGGGACAAAAGGCTGGGACGATGATGCAGAAAACTTGagcagggagggaattatcaggggaaaagcgccaattcattacgactatatagcacttggaagggatcaggataaggatttgggatgggacggtgggacggaatggtgcccaaccacttggatggtcggggattgaacgccgacctgtatggagcgaaaccgtcactctaccgtccagcccaagtaacaAGATACAAGtcggaggagggagatacagctCGGTTTGAACCTGGCAGCGATACTGTACCTGCGTTCTTGTTGTCCACTTGCATTCATAAGTGTCACACAGAGGCTCGATTTTCAAGCAGCTGGGTGAGGTTGAGTTACGTTGTCAGTTGTGGCTCATCCTTCCTAGGACTTCGTCTTCTTGTTGATCTTGTTAGTCGTCTTGCTGCGTGTAGACACAGCTGCGCTATCGGACGAACTTGCAGGAGAGGCCTGGAGTAAGAAGTCATCTGGGCAGTATGGGTGAAGACGTAGGGGAGATTGGTGCTCCCATTTAGACGTCTACGTCCGCTACAGCGTCAGTTAAAAGCGCAGGTGTGGGTCCCAGGGGCCGAAGAGCCGAGGTTGCCGTTGCAGTTGGAACGCACGTGATTTCACTACCTGGGGGTGATCGTACGTCGGCGTCCACTAGCACAGTGGATGGTCGGCGTTGTAGAGGGCGAACTGGccgcagttatatatatatatatatatatatatatatatatatatatatatatatatatatatatatatatatatatatatatataacttgtgacggtaacgcgttggtgttcggctgtttaaggctaggggtatggcctcgtcacatagttataaaaaaaatagtaaaaactggaacttcgtctgtggtaaggtaaggagaagacacacaaaacacaagtaaactttaacaatgaaattttaattacgttaaataaatcaaaacatgaataaaatgcacaaacaaattcttataataaaatcagtcaatcaaaataataagaatacttaaatgacacaatgaaaagttacgttaaggcaaaataacaagaagtgcaacacaaaagtaaatgggaggtgctggaatattggctttaagctatcacctctctcagtacacgctaacgtctagccgggaggagtgataaccacgaaagcactgaacattctgaggtctgaggtcgtggcgaccccagacatcaagtagtatgggggggcgagtgcaggtgcagccagaccggcgaccaatcagcggggccggtagcgatcaacgagtagtttggcggtttgagtctgaacaggtgtctctggctgcaacgttttgcgctctggcaagccttgctggtgttgttgtcgttgttggacatttcttccatagtagtattatataaccataacgacgtaattgtggagggaagagcaggctcaatctcttgaaggagattatcgtcacaatatatatatatgtgtgtgtgtgtgtgtgtgtgtgtgtgtgtgtgtgtgtgtgtgtgtgtgtgtgtgtgtgtgtgtgtgtgtgtgtgtgtgtgtgtgtgtaaaaaaaaattctGAGAGGTCGTCGCCCCCCAACATGGTTGAACATTTATTTTAATCTTTCATTTGTTAGCCCAACTGCTAGTTAGGCCAGACTCCAAGAACAgtgcagcacctgttcatctacaAGAAGAATGACGCTGCCCAACAATAAACTTGCCCTATCGGGGCAACATTTTCATCTTCAGGACAAGGAGGAGACGAGGGTGGAGCTGATACGAGATTCGTTGTGGGGCTTTGCCAACATCTGTTCACTGCTCGCCGTGCGGACTGACCAGGTGAGTCACTAACACCCTGCTTccaacttgagacagttaagcaagtcccagctgtgtctgggtacaagtgacaggatgaacaacccagcgggttttcgtcCTATTGGgtggtgttgtacatgctgctatggcggtgtgtcctctcGCAGgaagagtgacgctgcccaatatacTCGACCCTCGGGACAAAATTTAAAAATCCTGCTTCCACACCATAGCAACCAAACATttcaacaaatttttttttttaaataaaagtgtAAAAGGTGGCAAATTTAAAATGCAGCTGGCATTTGGTCCATGTCCTACTAAGGTAATGGACACCATTACTTGCAATAGTATAAAAATTATAAAGATTACctcaataaatatacacacttaaaaaACAAATAAAGAGGCATTTAAACTTCAAGCAAAATGATTAGTAAAAGACAATAAAATGTGGACCTTGCTGGattatattttaaattcatattgACTGCAAATACTCAACTATTcaaattcaagtatgtttattgaggcaAGAAAATACAtcacaaagggatagagtagcttaggctatttctacccccccccctcaatactCGACTATTGGAAGACGTCTGTTCAGGAATGTTAGCTGCAAATATGAATGTTTGTTTCCGTTTAAATATAAATGTACAAACATTCATATATATAACCTTTGAATTTAAATCGAAAATGCTGACATTTCTTATATTAATGTTGTGTGTTGATGCAACatgacattttttttattattattattttctaccacagacgtggccacacatttacaatgctaactagcatatatacattttcttctgtcctccatggacagggtgaaagatttgtgaaacatacagttcagaggtttattgaacaaccacagaaggtgatcgtagtgcttttaaaatgtgaggctaagctacatacgtaaatacatagatacatagatttatgaatgcattaatgtgaatttataatggtgaaatgcaattctgatcagctttatactttatacacatacatacacacacacatacaacatgaCATGGAATAATGGCAGTAAATAATTACTGCCATTATTTGTTTCTGTCGATAAAAACAATTCATTGTTACAGAAATTTAGATTGAAAAGTAGGATAGGTTTAGTTGGTGTTCATCCTAGTGCATGAAGTACTGCACCATAACCATCCTGGTGCATGAAGTACTGCACCATAACCATCCTGGTGCATGAAGTACTGCACCATAACCGTCCTGGTGCATGAAGCACGGCACCATAACCGTCCTGGTGCATGAAGTACTGCACCATAACCATCCTGGTGCATGAAGTACTGCACCATAACCATCCTGGTGCATGAAGCACTGCACCATAACCGTCCTGGTGCATGAAGTACTGCACCATAACCATCCTGGTGCATGAAGTACTGCACCATAACCGTCCTGGTGCATGAAGTACTGCACCATAACCGTCCTGGTGCATGACGTACTGCACCATAACCGTCCTGGTGCATGAAGTACTGCACCATAACCGTCCTGGTGCATGAAGCACGGCACCATAACCGTCCTGGTGCATGACGTACTGCACCATAACCGTCCTGGTGCATGACGTACTGCACCATAACCATCCTGGTGCATGAAGTACTGCACCATAACCATCCTGGTGCATAAAGTACTGCACCATAACCATCCTGGTGCATGAAGTACTGCACCATAACCCTCCTGGTGCATGAAGTACTGCACCATAACCGTCCTAGTGCATGAAGTACTGCACCATAACCATCCTGGTGCATGAAGTACTGCACCATAACCGTCCTGGTGCATGAAATACTGCACCATAACCGTCCTGGTGCATGAAGCACGGCACCATAACCGTCCTGGTGCATGAAGTACTGCACCATAACCGTCCTGGTGCATGAAGCACGGCACCATAACCATCCTGGTGCATGAAGCACGGCACCATACCTTTCCACTGCTACTGTACCTCTTAATCACCATATATTTTCAGCACCAGGAGGTTATTCGTACAGCTCTCCTGCGTGTGGACGTGGCGGAGGAGGTGACGACGTGGGTCGCGCGCCACAAGACCCTCCAGACTCCCCCCATACCCCTGGTGCACGTGCCCGTGGCTCGTGTGATGAACGACCCGCCCTCAGCCACCCCTTCCGCTCGCTCTACTATTGCAggtaggttatcatctaatctagTTTGTtgtttatgagagagagagagagtgtgagagaagagtgagagagagagagagagagagagagagagagagagagagagagagagagagagagagagagagagagagagagagagtgtgagagacagagagagagagtgtgagagagagagagagagagagagagagagagagagagagagagagagagagagagagagagagtgtgagagacagagagagagagtgtgagagacagagagagagcgagagagcgagagagagagagagagagagagagagagagagagagagagtgtgagagacagagagagagagtgtgagagacagagagagagcgagagagagtgtgagagacagagagagagagtgtgagagacagagagagagcgagagagagagagagagagagagagagagagagagagagagagagagagagagagagagagagagagagagagagagagagagagagagagagagtgtatatgtgtgtggatgtgtaatttgtcctcctaaggtttcccaacgttaaGAAGCCGTCGCACTAAAATGTCctgatcctaacctaccagagggccCAAAACAAAAAGCGAGACAGTGTGTCAATTTTACGAGCCGATACCATTTTCTAGTAGGACAATTTTTcgccttaggtaaagtatacgtcaaaatgcgatgctcTATTAGGAAGACGGGATGTGAAACGTTCAACTATGCAATAAATGCTTGTGCTGACCCGAGGCATCTTAATGGTTTGTTGACACACTGGGGCAACCTATGACGTCATGTTATCTTATGACCCCAACCCTCATACAATGATCCGAAAAGCTCACAGGAACCATCTTAAAAGAGAAAACCGACCCCTCCCTCCTTATGGACGTACAACCAGTCGAGACACGAACAAGACCCCCAAGCCACAAATGTGAAATCGAACGCACCCCCGAGCATCACCGCCGCATCCCGCAACCCACAATTCTGCAAAGTCGCTGATAAAGCACAGAAGATATTCGCCGGACGAACactattctctcatgtgtattatacatatataaaacgctgaactgtaatgccaatcctgacctcaaaagcttcattgaaggttgtaacggatcccatgagcaccacaccagaaataaattcagttttgatattccaagagtacgacttaatcaaactagaaatgctctacaaatcaagggacccagaatgtggaatgaccttcccaaccatgttaaagactgtacctctctcaaccagtttaagataaaaacgaagcactacctaataaattccctgtaacctaccttacccccctattgtcaacccatgtctgttttcttaaacaacgttgtttgtcgacctaaatgtatttgtgctgcgttttcagccatgtttcccccttttttcgttatttttgtttgttctcaacacattttattctttatactcaattagtattaagttttaatcATTAAtgattttcctgcccgaaacgctttgcgtaatagtggctttattcattgtatgtactagctccatctataaatcgatcaaattatgtaaaatctattgtatgtatgtaccttacctgaataaacattttattttattttttactatCACGCGCCGACGTGATACAgttaatccctcccccccccccaagaatcaTCCCACGTGTATCATGCTGCAAAACATGTAACAACCCACTGGAAACAAAACTCCCGCCGTCCCCGACGGAAGCATAAACGTTCAACAAGGAAATCTCCACCACAAGATACGAAACCCTAACCAACAAAACTCTTCCATCATCCtccatttccgtgtgaagcacgaAAATACATGTCCCTCGATAAACGAGGATGAGCGTACACCCAACCAGAGACCGCAACGGGTTTAAAACCACCCTAAAGCTTTTATCCAACCCATGCAACAGATCCACATCCCTAACAATATGCTCCTTCACAAAGGTCACATCCAATCTACAGTCATGCAGCAGTGATATCAGCCCCTTCTGCATAGCCACAGTCTGCAGCCCATTGCCAATGAGCAATGCATTCACATTGATGTTCACATTGACCCTCCTGGTCAATCCCAGAACGGCATTCAACTGCCACATGGTAAGGTAACCCACACCGAAAACAAGTGCACGACTGCCCCAACATAGAAACACTATATGGAGTTGCCCAGCAACACCATCGACGAGGGGATTGCAGTACGGACCTTCATAGTCAGCGTGCGAGTGCCGTTGGGGGCTCCGTGCAGACGTCCAGACTTGATGATGTTCTCACGATAGAACAAAATGCGGCCATATTTCTGAAAGAATCTGGGGACCAAATCCTCAGGGAATCCAAAAAGTAGCCCCCTCGCAACTACCCATTTAACCGACCCGCTGTGATccgtcacacacacacggatCCCGCACCATCAGACAGCTGTAGTCACTTCATCATACTTCCGCACAATCTCCTGAAACACTACAGGGCCATGGAACTTCACCAAAGCACAGTGACTTCTAACCACCTGCACCCCCGTCCTTAACTGCCACACACAAACCACCCGCCACGTCCTTAACCGCCACACACAAAACGTCCAGAAAGGCCACCTCAACTAAAGAGTAGATCACACTCCCGGCAAAGTCCAACTCAATAGTGAGCACGTGCCTTACAGGCGCCGAATGCATCGCCATCTCATAGGACCACACGGCCCTGGGGCCCGCCCAACAGGCCACTATCAGCGCAAGGACGAAACTGTGAAGCAACTAGACAGACAACCATCTCCGCCCAGGGCCGAATGCCGAATCCTGCCCAAACAGCTCAGTCAACAGCTCATCAGACATCTCGAACGGGGCACCACGCACTGCCACGCATGTCAAGTGACACACTCAGGATTGACCACCCTGGCGGTACACTCCCCTGCAGACATAGGAAAGGCCCTCACAACCAGATATGAATTCCTGGAACACATCTTGCTTCACGAAATTCATCATCACACGATGATCTTTAACAAGCTGTATGCCACCAACTCGGGTAACGACGTGGAGCACCTCCACCAACTGCAATACTAACCGATGTATGATTTACCGGTGTGGAGAACTCCAAACCTGCCAAAGTAACTCTCTTTAAAGGAGGCATGGTAGACCCCAATGTCGAACACACGCACCTTGCACAACCAGCAAGGCGCCAAACAAGCCTTGTAACAGGTGcacaaccaacaacacctccacgccctacctgcaaactggggatgggGATTGCCTCGTTGGCTACCAGGGGGTTTGGATGTGCTCGCCTGCCCTGCCAGTTGCTGCCTTGAGTTGCTAGGGGGCGGGTGCAGTTTGGCATGTCGGCGCCATGGGGGGCCCCCTCCCTTCCTGTTGTGCGTGCCCAGTCTATAGGCTTCGAGTTTTCTGCTCGAGCGGGATATTCTGAGGTGGGATTGGTGCTGTGTGACATGCTGCGGGTGCCTGTGGGGGATATTTATGGCGTTGAGCTGGTGACTGCCCGTAGGGTGATTGTTAAACTAACGATGGTGGAGGTGTATAGGGCGTTTTTACGTCGCTACGAGGGGCGGACCTTGCCCCTGCCCGAAGGTGCAGGCACTGTGACTGTTTCTGATCGCAGTGGTGCCGTCACGTATGTAAGCgtgcatggggcgcccctggagtttcCGGTGGGTCTGCTGAGGCGTTATTTCGGCCAGTTTGGGGCGGTCGTCAGTGTGCAgttgcacctgctctcctcaGGTTCACTAAAGGGTGTGCGGTCAAATATTCGCACCCCTAGGAATGAAGCTGCGGGCGAACATTCCATCTCAAGTGAAGCTTCTGGGGTGTTCTGTTTGGGTGTGTTATGCTCGTCAACCCCGTACGTGTTattgttgtggcctcttgggccatcaggctgctgggtgctctgAACCTGCCGTCGCGCCCGTCAACCTCTTccatgaggaggatttcccgccactcCCTGTGGATGTGGACGACTCTTTGGCTGCTGCCATGCCCCGTGTTTCGCCTGATGCGCCTCCTACTGATGTCGCCCCTCCTCCGGaggctgtgtcgcctgttgcGGTTGCCTCTCATCAGGAGGTTGTGTCGCCGTTGGGTGTTCGTCCTGGCCCGGTTGCTGTCCTGGATACTCCCGTGGTTCTTCCGCCTCCAGTCTGCACGGCTCCCCCGTCTTCCTGTTCTCCATCTGTGGTACCTGTCACTGCACCCTCGCCGTGTGCCcaggctgtgctgggagctggggtggCTGTGGGGCCTCCTACTGTGCTCGACCTGgttccccgtgtggttgaggatgctgccgtcctgcggagagcgtcggttcgcccggcttgtgttgaCCGGGTCTCTGGGTCGACATCCGACTCTGATGATGTGCGACCGGTGCCCAAGCGTTCCCGGAGATCTTCTGATTGGGCTGATGTGGGGAAATTCGACGATGGTGGGTCTTCCAGTGACGGTGGTGAGGTTCCGGGTGCGTCACATTCCTCGGTGGTGGCAGAGGTCCATGTGACTGCGGCTGCCAGTGTCGATGCTTCTTCTAGTGAGGTGCCTGTGGAGCTTGCTTCCAGTGCGTTGCCTGCATCGGATGGTTCCGGTTCTGCGTGGAggggtggttcctcctgctggtgagcgtagtgacctggtggtggtgttaaagaAGACTGCTCACTCTGGGGGTTCCGTGCCCCCAGTTTCGTCCCCTGGTTCATCGGAGGCGGTTTTGCCGCTTCTCCTGTCTCCGGCTGTTTCTACTGCATCTCCAGCGGTGTCTGGTGTGGGGTTGCTATCTCGGCGACCTTCGTCGTCTTCTCCTGTGCGTCAGGCGGCGGGACCGTCTCGGAGGCCTGCATCTGCTTCTTCCGTGTCTTCTGCCTCCCTTCGCTCTGCCttacctcgttatgcgacttctgCCGCCCAGCTCCGggtgctgccatttccacctgatctggtggttcccgagtttatgcacACCCCCCTGAAGCGGGGTGATCGTTGTCCTACCGACAGGGAGTACTTAGTGTGGGAAGCTTATAAGCAGAAATATCCTTTGCATGATTTTCCTGAGAAATATTTGCCTCCCACTGATGAGTTTCCTCCTTTCCTTTTTAAGTGATTTTTTTGTGTGAGTTTGTGTGctatgtgttgtggtgttctgtccgTTTGTGTGCGTGGGGTGCGgttgcatgcgtgcgtgtgtgtgggagtattttatttaatttattgtaGTTATGTATTTGTACCTCTCCGTGTGGTTTTCATGGCCAGTTGGCTTGTTTTGTGTTGTTTCACGGATTGGGTTGTTGGGTGCAGGTTTGGGTATTTTGTCATTGTACTGCTGTACttattgtttttgttgtcggcccttcaggccgatcTTTTGTATTTTTGGTAATTTATAACTTTGTGCCTTTGTACTTTATACCTGTGCCTTTGTAATTTCTACCTTTGTGCCTTTGTCCTTTATAACTTTGTGCTTTTGTGTTTATTGTAATCTGTTGCCTTACGCATGCTTGCCTGTACGCTTAAAATTGTACGACATGTGTTGCACTGTTCTTTTCCTACTATCTTGCATTGTGTTTGGTTTTtgcttgtcggcccttcaggccggtattttcTGTGTTTTTGTGATTTTGTACTTTGTGTAGTTTTCTTGTGTTTATTTCCATTACCCTCCTGTGTTGTATTGTTGTTTATTTTTACTGTGTTCCATTGTGTTTCtgctcattgttgtgtttttgttgtcggcccttcaggacggtatttagtgtatttgtcttattttgttttatgtttttgtatttgtgttctgtttgtctgttcttgttttattgtatttattcgcatgtacgcatgtaaaaaaaaaaaaaaaatgggggtgAGGACGGGAGCGCACACCCGACCCTCTGCCGACAGACCAGTGAATCTCCATTGGgagttagtcgactgttgtgggttgcattatGGCGAATGGTCAGTCATTTGCAAGGGAAACCTCGATAAGTCTAAcagccagcttcctgtccccgagAATTAGAAATCATATTAAAATTCATGTATAATTCCCATTAAACCAGATGGTATGTAACACTCCGCATAAGTCACTCTTACGTTGTATTATCATGTATGGCAAGAATGGAAAATAAGTGGTATTACTGTTTTTGACGTTATAATGCGTGATAATAAGATAACAGACATAATGAGAATGTATGACTAAGGCGAGTCACCTAACAGAGGTGTCAGACAGCAGCAGCGAGAGCAGCGGTAGGTCCAGTCCCATACCTCTATACGAGGCTAGAGTCCTCTACCAGTTTTCTGCCCGGGTGAGTTATCATCATAGTGATACTAAATTAGACAGTAACATATGCCTGCTTGATACCAAGTTTGAATAACTGCATCATGTGAATCGAAGTGACATAAGACagcaaatttaaataaatttcacACATGGAATTATTAAATATATTGAAGAGCGGAAGTAATGACAATGTTTTTATTCCAGAATGATTGtaagtgatgcttgtttctgtGCTAACCTTTCCAAGTTCAGATAGATTAATTGTGTGACAACAAAACTTacatttatattcatatatattttgtgactggCTGTTGGAGCCTATAGGATGACGGTCGCTTGTCATGACAGCACATATGTGTTAAATTAATAAAGTACATTAATATGATAATTGACATTTTATTGCTG includes these proteins:
- the LOC123765495 gene encoding uncharacterized protein isoform X4, which encodes MDTFGRTLLKSAKNSSLPDMEHGELKTSLHAARESVETWGQDSVDAAAAIISQTVQLTQHLTQSKLIRKHAEEEARQRQQQVRDGVRRVRQAQRDAQNKVRELVDTEAQKQALGAKPDVKPKELEKVTLAEERAGEAVKEAEVQHKDAVTFHNSSLDEWCTYAHNAFDTFQDKEETRVELIRDSLWGFANICSLLAVRTDQHQEVIRTALLRVDVAEEVTTWVARHKTLQTPPIPLVHVPVARVMNDPPSATPSARSTIAEVSDSSSESSGRSSPIPLYEARVLYQFSARSESEVSLAEGEYIVVTDVSNAEWSLVRTNNGILGFVPSKFITAAPSCTQRPS
- the LOC123765495 gene encoding uncharacterized protein isoform X5, with amino-acid sequence MDTFGRTLLKSAKNSSLPDMEHGELKTSLHAARESVETWGQDSVDAAAAIISQTVQLTQHLTQSKLIRKHAEEEARQRQQQVRDGVRRVRQAQRDAQNKVRELVDTEAQKQALGAKPDVKPKELEKVTLAEERAGEAVKEAEVQHKDAVTFHNSSLDEWCTYAHNAFDTFQDKEETRVELIRDSLWGFANICSLLAVRTDQHQEVIRTALLRVDVAEEVTTWVARHKTLQTPPIPLVHVPVARVMNDPPSATPSARSTIAEVSDSSSESSGRSSPIPLYEARVLYQFSARPCWRLEASMPESQPRRHLLDLACDSPTSDLRSFSTTIQPPNVNFRATV
- the LOC123765495 gene encoding proline-serine-threonine phosphatase-interacting protein 2 isoform X6 is translated as MMGPIGKFSEEFWNVEVGDFGGWEIVSQRVKESNKITTNYISFLKQVAAAMDTFGRTLLKSAKNSSLPDMEHGELKTSLHAARESVETWGQDSVDAAAAIISQTVQLTQHLTQSKLIRKHAEEEARQRQQQVRDGVRRVRQAQRDAQNKVRELVDTEAQKQALGAKPDVKPKELEKVTLAEERAGEAVKEAEVQHKDAVTFHNSSLDEWCTYAHNAFDTFQDKEETRVELIRDSLWGFANICSLLAVRTDQHQEVIRTALLRVDVAEEVTTWVARHKTLQTPPIPLVHVPVARVMNDPPSATPSARSTIAALLETRSFNA
- the LOC123765495 gene encoding proline-serine-threonine phosphatase-interacting protein 2 isoform X3, with product MMGPIGKFSEEFWNVEVGDFGGWEIVSQRVKESNKITTNYISFLKQVAAAMDTFGRTLLKSAKNSSLPDMEHGELKTSLHAARESVETWGQDSVDAAAAIISQTVQLTQHLTQSKLIRKHAEEEARQRQQQVRDGVRRVRQAQRDAQNKVRELVDTEAQKQALGAKPDVKPKELEKVTLAEERAGEAVKEAEVQHKDAVTFHNSSLDEWCTYAHNAFDTFQDKEETRVELIRDSLWGFANICSLLAVRTDQHQEVIRTALLRVDVAEEVTTWVARHKTLQTPPIPLVHVPVARVMNDPPSATPSARSTIAEVSDSSSESSGRSSPIPLYEARVLYQFSARSESEVSLAEALLETRSFNA